Proteins encoded by one window of Nomascus leucogenys isolate Asia chromosome 19, Asia_NLE_v1, whole genome shotgun sequence:
- the OMG gene encoding oligodendrocyte-myelin glycoprotein: MEYQILKMSLCLFILLFLTPGILCICPLRCICTERHRHVDCSGRNLTTLPSGLQENIIHLNLSYNHFTDLHNQLTQYTNLRTLDISNNRLESLPAQLPRSLWNMSAANNNIKLLDKSDTAYQWNLKYLDVSKNMLEKVVLIKNTLRSLEVLNLSSNKLWTVPTNMPSKLHIVDLSNNSLTQILPGTLINLTNLTHLYLHNNKFTFIPDQSFDQLFQLQEITLYNNRWSCNHKQNITYLLKWTMETKAHVIGTPCSTQISSLKEHNIYPTPSGFTSSLFTVSGMQTVDTINSLSVVTQPKVTKIPKQYRIKETTFGATLSKDSTFTSTDKAFVPYPEDTSTETINSHEAAAATLTIHLQDGMVTNTSLTSSTKSSPTPMTLSITSGMPNNFSEMPQQSTTLNLWREETTTNVKTPLPSVANAWKVNASFLLMLNVVVMLAV; the protein is encoded by the coding sequence ATGGAATATCAGATATTGAAAATGTCTCTCTGCCTGTTCATCCTTCTGTTTCTCACACCTGGTATTTTATGCATTTGTCCTCTCCGATGTATATGCACAGAGAGGCACAGGCATGTGGACTGTTCAGGCAGAAACTTGACTACATTACCATCTGGACTGCAAGAGAATATTATACATTTAAACCTGTCTTATAACCACTTTACTGATCTGCATAACCAGTTAACCCAATATACCAATCTGAGGACCCTGGACATTTCAAACAACAGGCTTGAAAGCCTGCCTGCTCAGTTACCTCGATCTCTGTGGAACATGTCTGCTGCTAACAACAACATTAAACTTCTTGACAAATCTGATACTGCTTATCAGTGGAATCTTAAATATCTGGATGTTTCTAAGAACATGCTGGAAAAGGTTGTCCTCATTAAAAATACACTAAGAAGTCTCGAGGTTCTCAACCTCAGCAGTAACAAACTTTGGACAGTTCCAACCAACATGCCCTCCAAACTACATATCGTGGACCTGTCTAATAATTCTTTGACACAAATTCTTCCAGGTACATTAATAAACCTGACAAATCTCACACATCTTTACCTGCACAACAATAAGTTCACATTCATTCCAGACCAATCTTTTGACCAACTCTTTCAGTTGCAAGAGATAACCCTTTACAATAACAGGTGGTCATGTAACCACAAACAAAACATTACTTACTTACTGAAGTggacaatggaaacaaaagcccaTGTGATAGGGACTCCATGTTctacccaaatatcatctttaaAGGAACATAACATATATCCCACACCTTCTGGATTTACCTCAAGCTTATTCACTGTAAGTGGGATGCAGACAGTGGACACCATTAACTCTCTGAGTGTGGTAACTCAACCCAAAGTGACCAAAATACCCAAACAATATCGAATAAAGGAAACAACGTTTGGTGCCACTCTAAGCAAAGACAGCACCTTTACTAGCACTGATAAGGCTTTTGTGCCCTATCCAGAAGATACATCCACAGAGACTATCAATTCACATGAAGCAGCAGCTGCAACTCTAACTATTCATCTCCAAGATGGAATGGTTACAAACACAAGCCTCACTAGCTCAACAAAATCATCCCCAACACCCATGACCCTAAGTATCACTAGTGGCATGCCAAATAATTTCTCTGAAATGCCTCAACAAAGCACAACCCTTAACTTATGGAGGGAAGAGACAACCACAAATGTAAAGACTCCATTACCTTCTGTGGCAAATGCTTGGAAAGTAAATGCTTCATTTCTCTTAATGCTCAATGTTGTGGTCATGCTGGCTGTCTGA